ATTGGAGCCATGGTGTCGCAATGGGTTTTAAGCTTGTTCGTAAACTGTCTTTTCTGCTGGTCGCCCCTGTCGTGCTTGGTGCTACGCTGGTCTGCGCCAGCGGTTCTGCCTTTGCAGGCGAGACCTATCGCAATGAATACCGCGTCACCCTGCTTGGTCTGCCCGTCGCCCGGGCGACCTTCGTTACCGAGGTGACACGCCCCGGCTACACCATTACCGGCACGATTTCGTCGGCGGGCATTGCCAATGTCTTCACCAGTCTCGATGCAAAGACCAAGGTGACGGGACAGGTGGCCGATGACAAGCATTTGCAGGCCAGCAATTACAATCTGGTCTATACGCGCGGCAAACGGACGCGGGTCTATGACGTGCGCTATGCGGGCGGCAATGTCGTCTCCACGACCATCACTCCTCAACCGAACCGCAGCAAGGACCGCTGGATACCGGTGAGTGCCGGGGATCTGCGCGCCGTGCTCGATCCGGTCGGTGGGCTGACCTTACCCGACGATGGCAAGATCTGCTCCCGGACCCTGCCGATTTTCGATGGTGAAAGCCGGTTGGATCTGGTGATGTCGC
This region of Agrobacterium vitis genomic DNA includes:
- a CDS encoding DUF3108 domain-containing protein translates to MGFKLVRKLSFLLVAPVVLGATLVCASGSAFAGETYRNEYRVTLLGLPVARATFVTEVTRPGYTITGTISSAGIANVFTSLDAKTKVTGQVADDKHLQASNYNLVYTRGKRTRVYDVRYAGGNVVSTTITPQPNRSKDRWIPVSAGDLRAVLDPVGGLTLPDDGKICSRTLPIFDGESRLDLVMSPKGKNKFTAGNVSGEAIVCSVRYVPKSGFNKGRSDIEYLRSANDMEIWFAKTGTMTLYAPVYARVPTRVGTLSITATRFGA